Proteins encoded in a region of the Sporohalobacter salinus genome:
- a CDS encoding aspartyl-phosphate phosphatase Spo0E family protein: MDKERLLEQIEKVREELNELTKKRENIDQKVIKKSQKLDELLIQFQKLNED, from the coding sequence ATGGATAAAGAAAGGTTATTAGAACAAATTGAAAAAGTAAGAGAAGAACTGAATGAATTAACTAAAAAAAGAGAAAATATTGATCAAAAAGTAATCAAGAAGAGTCAAAAATTAGATGAGTTGTTAATTCAATTTCAAAAGTTAAACGAAGATTAA
- a CDS encoding YczE/YyaS/YitT family protein: protein MKSKYKWTIFLVGLTILSMGIVLIIKANLGVSPWSAFHIGLTNYFDLTIGRASQITGLVVIMISYLIARVKPNLGTIINIFTVGILIDSFVAIIPTAEGIIIKYIYLLFGIIGFGGGVGIYMSTKSGTGPRDGLMIALKKKLNLKLGLIRNGIELTVLLIGYFLGGPIGVGTVLTAISIGPIIEYSLQSMESIYCKTMKNFSCRKVKNVYCKKN, encoded by the coding sequence ATGAAATCAAAATATAAATGGACAATATTCTTAGTAGGACTTACTATTTTAAGTATGGGAATAGTATTAATTATTAAAGCTAATTTAGGAGTATCTCCTTGGAGTGCTTTTCATATAGGCTTGACTAACTATTTTGATTTAACAATTGGAAGAGCAAGTCAAATAACTGGATTAGTAGTTATTATGATTAGTTATTTAATAGCTCGAGTGAAACCAAATTTAGGAACAATTATAAATATTTTTACAGTTGGGATCTTAATCGATTCTTTTGTAGCTATTATTCCCACAGCTGAGGGGATAATTATAAAATATATCTATTTATTATTTGGAATTATTGGATTCGGCGGTGGAGTAGGAATATATATGTCAACTAAATCTGGCACTGGACCTAGAGATGGTTTAATGATTGCTTTAAAAAAGAAATTAAATCTTAAATTAGGATTAATTAGAAATGGAATTGAACTTACTGTACTATTAATTGGTTATTTTTTAGGAGGACCAATAGGGGTTGGAACTGTGCTTACTGCTATAAGCATTGGCCCAATAATAGAATACTCACTACAATCAATGGAAAGTATCTACTGTAAAACAATGAAAAATTTCTCTTGTAGAAAAGTGAAAAATGTCTATTGCAAAAAAAATTAA